The Desulfohalovibrio reitneri genome contains a region encoding:
- a CDS encoding NfeD family protein, whose amino-acid sequence MVGKLSLAALLAGLLLLAAGTAVSQPDGKAGGEPFEVVSVRIEGGISPAQDGLLGQAIAAAAEREADMVLVELDTPGGTAKAMRDMVQRILGSPVPVAVWVGPSGSRAASAGVFLVAASSLAAMAPQTTIGAASPVPVGGGEMDETMARKVKNDILSFVRGVAESRGRNVEWYEKAVEEAVSITAEEAAMLKVIDMVADSPRDLLEQAAAKGVPFGGEMLRFDPESVRIIPLEPSFRYKALAWLLDPQIAYFLLLGGMAGLFFELSSPGAIFPGVLGGFCLLLALYALSILPTSAAGLALLVFGLVLFLLEVHVTSYGLLSVAGVAALLVGSIILFPEGSGGTPRLPLSTIAVTVGGLAVLLGLAVFLAAKAHMAAPSGGLEAMVGELGVVRFWREGAGQVSVRGELWSATTDSGQALEPGAVVEVAEASGLKLVVRPATNHKENLT is encoded by the coding sequence ATGGTCGGCAAACTTTCCCTGGCCGCGCTTCTGGCCGGACTGCTGCTTCTGGCTGCTGGTACCGCCGTTTCCCAGCCTGACGGAAAGGCGGGAGGGGAGCCGTTCGAGGTGGTTTCCGTGCGCATCGAGGGCGGCATCAGCCCTGCGCAGGACGGCCTGCTGGGCCAGGCCATAGCTGCCGCGGCAGAGCGCGAGGCGGACATGGTGTTGGTGGAGCTTGACACCCCCGGCGGCACGGCCAAGGCCATGCGCGACATGGTGCAGCGCATCCTGGGCTCGCCCGTGCCGGTGGCCGTGTGGGTGGGCCCGTCCGGCTCGCGCGCCGCCTCGGCCGGGGTCTTTCTGGTGGCCGCGTCCTCCCTGGCGGCCATGGCCCCGCAGACCACCATCGGCGCGGCCTCGCCCGTGCCCGTGGGCGGCGGGGAGATGGACGAGACCATGGCCCGCAAGGTGAAGAACGACATCCTCAGCTTTGTGCGCGGTGTGGCCGAGTCCAGGGGGCGCAACGTGGAGTGGTACGAGAAGGCGGTTGAGGAAGCCGTCTCCATCACCGCGGAGGAGGCGGCCATGCTCAAGGTCATCGACATGGTGGCCGACTCCCCGCGCGACCTGCTGGAGCAGGCGGCGGCCAAGGGGGTGCCCTTCGGCGGCGAGATGCTGCGCTTCGATCCGGAAAGCGTGCGCATCATCCCCCTGGAGCCCTCCTTCCGCTACAAGGCCCTGGCCTGGCTGCTGGACCCGCAGATAGCCTATTTCCTGCTGCTGGGCGGCATGGCCGGACTCTTCTTCGAGCTATCCTCCCCCGGGGCCATCTTTCCCGGTGTGCTGGGCGGCTTCTGCCTGCTGCTGGCGCTGTACGCCCTGTCCATCCTGCCCACCAGCGCGGCCGGACTGGCCCTGCTGGTCTTCGGGCTGGTGCTGTTCCTGCTGGAGGTGCACGTCACCAGTTACGGCCTGCTCAGCGTGGCGGGCGTGGCCGCCCTGCTGGTGGGGTCGATCATCCTTTTCCCGGAGGGCTCCGGCGGGACGCCGCGCCTGCCCCTGTCCACCATCGCCGTCACCGTAGGCGGGCTGGCCGTGTTGCTCGGCCTGGCCGTGTTTCTGGCGGCCAAGGCGCACATGGCCGCGCCATCCGGCGGGCTGGAGGCCATGGTGGGGGAGCTGGGCGTGGTCCGCTTCTGGCGGGAAGGCGCGGGGCAGGTCTCGGTGCGGGGCGAGCTTTGGAGCGCCACGACGGACTCGGGCCAGGCCCTTGAACCCGGGGCCGTCGTCGAGGTGGCCGAGGCCAGCGGTCTGAAGCTGGTGGTCCGGCCGGCAACCAACCACAAGGAAAATCTGACATGA
- a CDS encoding NAD-dependent epimerase, with the protein MKILVTGAAGFIGFHLSRRLLDEGHEVVGLDCFSDYYSVQLKRDRIKRIDGREGFSLVEEDMNDQAAMERLFSDHSFDAVVNLAAQAGVRYSLENPKSYVNSNISGFLHILEGCRHSGVGHLVFASSSSVYGLNTTMPFSVHDNVDHPISLYAASKKANELMAHSYAYLYGIPCTGLRFFTVYGPWSRPDMALFLFTKGILEGTPINVFNHGKMKRDFTFIDDIVEGVVRVVMNKAAPNPEWDGADPDPSTSPAPYRIYNIGNNNVVELERYIGALEQELGKKAIRNYMDMQPGDVPATFANVDDLVQDVGFKPDTPIEDGIKKFVEWYRWYFSE; encoded by the coding sequence ATGAAGATCCTCGTCACCGGAGCCGCCGGATTCATTGGCTTTCACCTCTCTCGAAGACTGCTGGATGAAGGCCACGAGGTTGTGGGTCTGGACTGCTTCTCCGACTACTATTCCGTTCAGCTCAAGCGCGACCGCATCAAGCGGATCGACGGCCGCGAGGGCTTCTCCCTGGTTGAGGAGGACATGAATGACCAGGCCGCCATGGAGCGGCTCTTCAGCGACCACTCCTTCGACGCGGTGGTCAACCTGGCAGCCCAGGCAGGGGTGCGCTACTCCCTGGAGAACCCGAAATCCTATGTGAATTCAAATATTTCAGGGTTCCTGCACATCCTCGAGGGCTGCCGGCACAGCGGGGTGGGGCACTTGGTATTCGCCTCCTCCAGCTCTGTCTACGGCTTGAACACCACTATGCCTTTCTCGGTGCACGACAATGTGGACCATCCCATTAGCCTATACGCTGCCTCCAAGAAGGCCAACGAACTGATGGCCCACAGCTACGCCTACCTCTACGGCATCCCTTGCACCGGCTTGCGGTTCTTTACCGTGTACGGCCCCTGGAGTCGGCCGGACATGGCGCTCTTCCTTTTCACCAAGGGGATATTGGAAGGCACGCCCATCAACGTATTCAACCACGGCAAGATGAAGCGAGACTTCACCTTCATCGACGACATCGTCGAGGGCGTGGTGCGAGTCGTCATGAACAAGGCCGCCCCCAACCCCGAGTGGGACGGCGCAGACCCCGACCCCAGCACATCTCCCGCGCCGTACCGCATCTACAACATCGGCAACAACAACGTGGTGGAGCTTGAGCGGTACATCGGGGCCCTGGAGCAGGAGTTGGGCAAAAAAGCCATCCGCAATTACATGGACATGCAGCCCGGAGACGTGCCCGCCACCTTCGCCAATGTTGACGATCTGGTGCAAGATGTCGGCTTCAAGCCGGATACACCCATTGAAGATGGCATCAAAAAATTCGTTGAGTGGTACCGCTGGTACTTTTCTGAATAG
- a CDS encoding 4Fe-4S dicluster domain-containing protein: MSRIEIQEDRCKGCLLCTVACPVDLLRQADRFNAMGYKVVEADPERLEECTGCAACAKLCPDCCITVYRTAKKAKEG; this comes from the coding sequence ATGTCCCGCATCGAGATTCAGGAAGACCGCTGCAAAGGCTGCCTGCTGTGCACCGTGGCCTGTCCCGTCGACCTGCTGCGCCAGGCCGACCGCTTCAACGCCATGGGCTACAAGGTGGTCGAGGCGGACCCCGAGCGTCTGGAGGAATGCACCGGCTGCGCCGCCTGCGCCAAGCTGTGCCCGGACTGCTGCATCACCGTCTACCGCACCGCGAAGAAGGCAAAGGAGGGCTAG
- a CDS encoding ParA family protein, whose product MTRQIVVANQKGGVGKTTTAVNLAACLAAMEKNVLLVDCDPQANASSGLGYYPEEGDLGLYDVFFQSERVQDAIRGTDLPYLSLLPSSQDLVGAELELADKLGREFYLRDMLESVSGKYDYIFLDCPPSLGLLTVNALCAATELMVPLQCEYYALEGIAQLLKTYTLVKKRLNPSLRFLGVVLTMYDKRNRLSSQVKNEVRRTLPDHLFETVVPRNVRLSEAPSFGKPVISYDIRSPGASSYLALAQEVASRPPGRRA is encoded by the coding sequence ATGACCAGACAGATTGTCGTTGCCAACCAGAAGGGCGGGGTGGGTAAGACCACCACGGCTGTGAACTTGGCGGCTTGTCTGGCCGCCATGGAAAAAAACGTCCTGCTGGTTGATTGCGATCCCCAGGCCAACGCATCCAGCGGGCTCGGCTACTACCCCGAAGAAGGTGATCTTGGTCTGTATGATGTCTTTTTTCAATCGGAGCGGGTGCAAGACGCCATTCGCGGCACAGATCTGCCGTATCTTTCCCTGTTGCCGTCCTCGCAGGATCTCGTAGGGGCGGAACTGGAGCTGGCCGACAAGCTCGGCCGTGAATTTTATCTACGCGACATGCTCGAGAGCGTTTCCGGCAAATATGACTATATCTTTCTCGACTGCCCGCCGTCGCTCGGTCTGTTGACGGTCAACGCGTTGTGCGCTGCCACGGAGCTGATGGTTCCCTTGCAGTGCGAATACTACGCGCTGGAAGGAATCGCCCAGCTACTGAAAACATATACCTTGGTGAAAAAGCGGCTCAACCCGAGTTTACGTTTTCTCGGCGTGGTGCTGACCATGTACGACAAGCGCAACCGGCTTTCCAGCCAAGTGAAGAACGAAGTGAGGCGGACTTTGCCGGACCATCTGTTCGAAACGGTGGTCCCGCGCAACGTCCGCCTCTCGGAAGCGCCCAGCTTCGGCAAGCCCGTCATCTCCTATGACATCCGCTCGCCCGGCGCGTCGTCGTACTTGGCCCTGGCCCAGGAGGTGGCCAGCCGTCCTCCGGGGAGGAGGGCCTAG
- the coaBC gene encoding bifunctional phosphopantothenoylcysteine decarboxylase/phosphopantothenate--cysteine ligase CoaBC: MLRPADFRHFTGRRAHLGLSGSVACLKAASLVRELIGAGASVGATLTRAASRFVTPLSLEALGAAPVYGAMYPEAGDPPAPDIYGHLEPAQNADCLVIAPATANVLAKLAHGLADDMLSAQALAFGGPVVAAPAMNPRMWDAPATRENVAKLASRGVILVGPVAGGVACGEEGAGRMAEVEAIAWTVLRAMASRDLDGTRVLLTMGPTREWFDPVRFWSNPSSGTMGAALAVSAWLRGARVTAVCGPGCPSLPEGIDRVDVETARDMHKAATDLWPEADVGVCAAAVADFRPRPHEGGKLKKAGRSELELTLEANPDVLASLGGSRREGQKLVGFAAESGDPAAGARDKLQRKGCDMVVGNAVSAFGSADNAVVLVDGHGRVEQWPSLPKTEVAWRIWDHVSLL; this comes from the coding sequence ATGCTCAGACCGGCTGATTTCCGCCACTTCACCGGCCGCCGCGCCCACCTGGGCCTCAGCGGCAGCGTGGCCTGCCTCAAGGCGGCTTCCCTGGTGCGGGAGCTAATTGGCGCGGGCGCTTCGGTGGGCGCCACCCTGACCCGCGCCGCCTCCCGCTTCGTCACCCCCCTCTCCCTAGAGGCCCTGGGCGCGGCTCCGGTCTACGGAGCCATGTATCCCGAGGCGGGCGACCCACCCGCGCCGGACATCTACGGCCACCTGGAGCCCGCCCAGAACGCGGACTGCCTGGTCATCGCCCCGGCCACGGCCAACGTGCTGGCCAAGCTGGCGCACGGCCTGGCGGACGACATGCTTTCCGCCCAGGCCCTGGCCTTCGGCGGCCCGGTGGTGGCCGCCCCGGCCATGAACCCCCGCATGTGGGACGCCCCGGCCACCCGCGAGAACGTGGCCAAGCTGGCCTCGCGCGGCGTCATCCTTGTCGGCCCCGTGGCCGGAGGGGTGGCCTGCGGCGAGGAAGGAGCGGGCCGTATGGCCGAGGTGGAGGCCATCGCCTGGACCGTCCTGCGTGCCATGGCGAGCCGCGACCTGGACGGAACCCGCGTGCTTTTGACCATGGGGCCCACCCGGGAGTGGTTCGATCCGGTCCGCTTCTGGTCCAATCCCTCCAGCGGCACCATGGGCGCGGCCCTGGCCGTGTCCGCCTGGCTGCGCGGGGCGCGGGTGACGGCCGTGTGCGGTCCGGGCTGCCCGAGCCTGCCCGAGGGCATCGACCGGGTGGACGTGGAGACGGCGCGCGACATGCACAAGGCGGCCACCGACCTCTGGCCCGAGGCGGACGTGGGCGTCTGCGCCGCGGCCGTGGCCGACTTCCGTCCCCGTCCGCATGAGGGCGGCAAGCTGAAGAAGGCCGGGCGGAGCGAGCTGGAACTCACCCTGGAGGCCAACCCCGACGTGCTGGCCTCCCTCGGCGGTTCGCGCCGGGAGGGGCAGAAGCTGGTCGGTTTTGCCGCCGAGTCCGGGGATCCTGCGGCCGGGGCGCGCGACAAGCTCCAGCGCAAGGGCTGCGACATGGTGGTGGGCAACGCCGTCTCCGCTTTCGGCTCGGCGGACAACGCCGTGGTTCTGGTGGACGGGCATGGCCGCGTCGAGCAATGGCCCAGCCTGCCCAAGACCGAGGTTGCCTGGCGCATATGGGATCACGTTTCGCTTCTCTAG
- the queA gene encoding tRNA preQ1(34) S-adenosylmethionine ribosyltransferase-isomerase QueA → MSASHNHMDEHSGAGPTHPDLLLSSYGFELPEEQIAQHPPRERGASRIMVLDRRSGETSEAAFADLPDLLPPGALLVANDSAVVPARVAGTRPTGGRVELLLLTPPPLLQPGETADGSRTAEAEGLLKASKRIPEGEVLTFPEGLTAEVLRRGDFGRHALRLTWRGDLGEVLSRAGAVPLPPYIRRAPEDMDRERYQTVYADAARAGSVAAPTAGLHFTPDLRERLVEAGFGWTSVTLYVGYGTFSPIRVEDLREHHMHAEWIEVGPETAEAVARAKAEGRPVVAVGTTSARVLEGMHQALGHVGAFRGETDIFMRPGYEFKVVDGLLTNFHLPFSSLILLVSAFAGRRRILETYARAVRSGFRFFSYGDAMLIR, encoded by the coding sequence ATGTCCGCTTCCCACAACCACATGGACGAACATTCCGGCGCGGGTCCGACCCATCCCGACCTGCTGCTTTCCAGCTACGGCTTCGAGCTGCCCGAGGAGCAGATCGCCCAGCACCCGCCCCGGGAGCGCGGAGCCTCGCGGATCATGGTCCTGGACAGGCGGAGCGGCGAGACCTCGGAAGCCGCCTTCGCCGACCTGCCGGACCTGCTGCCGCCGGGCGCGCTGCTGGTGGCCAACGACTCGGCCGTGGTCCCGGCGCGGGTGGCCGGCACCCGGCCCACCGGCGGCCGGGTGGAGCTGCTGCTGCTCACCCCGCCTCCCCTGCTCCAGCCCGGGGAAACGGCCGACGGCTCCCGCACGGCCGAGGCCGAGGGACTGCTGAAGGCCTCCAAGCGCATCCCCGAGGGCGAGGTGCTGACCTTCCCAGAGGGGCTGACCGCCGAGGTGCTGCGGCGCGGCGATTTCGGCCGCCACGCCCTGCGGCTCACCTGGCGAGGGGACCTGGGGGAGGTGCTCTCCCGGGCCGGGGCCGTGCCCCTGCCACCCTACATTCGCCGCGCCCCGGAGGACATGGACCGCGAGCGCTACCAGACCGTATACGCCGACGCCGCCCGGGCTGGCAGCGTGGCGGCCCCGACGGCCGGGCTGCACTTCACCCCGGACCTGCGGGAGCGGCTGGTGGAGGCGGGCTTCGGCTGGACCTCGGTGACGCTGTACGTGGGCTACGGTACCTTCTCCCCCATCCGGGTGGAGGATCTGCGGGAGCACCACATGCACGCCGAGTGGATCGAGGTAGGGCCGGAGACGGCCGAGGCCGTGGCCAGGGCCAAAGCGGAGGGCCGCCCGGTGGTGGCCGTAGGCACAACCTCCGCGCGGGTGCTGGAGGGCATGCATCAAGCCCTGGGGCATGTCGGCGCCTTCCGGGGCGAGACGGACATTTTCATGCGGCCGGGCTACGAGTTCAAGGTGGTGGACGGCCTGCTGACCAACTTCCATTTACCTTTCTCAAGCCTTATACTACTAGTTTCTGCGTTCGCGGGGAGGCGGCGGATTCTGGAAACATACGCGCGGGCCGTGCGCTCGGGCTTCCGCTTTTTCTCCTACGGCGACGCCATGCTCATCAGATAG
- a CDS encoding slipin family protein: MTTFLPILAVVILLLFVAIKVLNEYERGVVFRLGRVIKAKGPGLIILIPVVDRMLRVSLRILAMDVPNQDVITRDNVSVKVNAVVYFRVVDPVKAIIEVEDYMFATSQLAQTTLRSVCGSVDLDDLLSRREEVNQQVQSILDEHTDPWGIKVTAVELKYIDLPQEMQRAMARQAEAERDRRAKVINAEGEYQAANRLAEAAEIMSAHPAALQLRYLQTMNEMSQNSHASTVIPIPLEFFRLAAAVAKDTDGEKA; this comes from the coding sequence ATGACCACCTTTCTGCCCATCCTGGCCGTCGTCATCCTGCTGCTGTTCGTCGCCATCAAGGTGCTCAACGAGTACGAGCGCGGCGTGGTTTTCCGCCTGGGGCGGGTCATCAAGGCCAAGGGGCCGGGGCTCATCATCCTCATTCCCGTTGTGGACCGCATGCTGCGCGTCTCCCTGCGAATCCTCGCCATGGACGTGCCCAATCAGGACGTCATCACCCGCGACAACGTCAGCGTGAAGGTCAACGCGGTGGTCTACTTCCGAGTGGTGGACCCGGTGAAGGCCATCATCGAAGTGGAGGACTACATGTTCGCCACCTCCCAATTGGCCCAGACCACCTTGCGCAGCGTCTGCGGCTCGGTGGACCTGGACGACCTGCTTTCGCGGCGCGAGGAGGTAAACCAGCAGGTCCAGTCCATTCTGGACGAGCACACCGATCCCTGGGGCATCAAGGTCACGGCGGTGGAGTTGAAGTACATCGACCTGCCCCAGGAAATGCAGCGGGCCATGGCGCGGCAGGCCGAAGCGGAACGCGACCGCCGGGCCAAGGTTATCAACGCCGAGGGCGAATACCAGGCGGCCAACCGGCTGGCCGAAGCGGCGGAGATCATGTCCGCCCATCCGGCGGCCCTGCAGCTGCGCTATCTGCAGACCATGAACGAGATGAGCCAGAACTCCCATGCCTCCACGGTCATCCCCATCCCGTTGGAGTTCTTCCGGCTGGCGGCTGCCGTGGCTAAAGACACGGACGGGGAGAAGGCGTAA